One Aegilops tauschii subsp. strangulata cultivar AL8/78 chromosome 7, Aet v6.0, whole genome shotgun sequence genomic window carries:
- the LOC109735036 gene encoding uncharacterized protein: MEDALEIKDVEEIVEAILIRLPPGEPENFVRASLVCKLWCRLLSDNGFLGRYRAFHNIPPMLGLLHSWFCNDPFIPITKFIPRGHPKHNNVADCRHGRVLFSDWVIWFPMTGNTRELPAPQRGDNWNTDECAAVLCAVDGCDHGACQSGPFFVVSISLDEEKVATAIVYSSETSTWSAPTSLDLGFIESDISLSWMPGVLSGGALHFILMHDARLGVLKYDLGTSCLSEIEPTFEIQSARYDSHALIAPEDGQLGIARLNGFNLSVYWREVCHDQVATWKKSEVIDLKKHLLASDPMISHTELVGSVERTAIIFATSNIGTYMIDLKSLRPKKLTSELRLFNHPWALFPYFSFYNPPVGQVENVADLGESEMGSIDEESGESESRSSDRESGESDAGSSEGEMRKLMLEAPMMKQKKPKLETSSTKHRP; the protein is encoded by the exons ATGGAAGATGCGTTGGAGATCAAGGACGTGGAAGAAATCGTAGAGGCAATCCTCATCCGCCTCCCGCCTGGTGAGCCTGAGAATTTCGTCCGTGCATCCCTCGTCTGCAAATTGTGGTGCCGCCTCCTCTCCGACAATGGCTTCCTCGGCCGCTATCGAGCCTTCCATAATATACCACCTATGCTCGGCCTTCTCCATAGTTGGTTCTGCAATGACCCCTTCATCCCCATCACCAAATTTATCCCCCGTGGTCACCCTAAACACAATAATGTGGCCGACTGCCGCCACGGCCGTGTCCTATTTTCAGATTGGGTCATCTGGTTCCCCATGACGGGCAACACTAGGGAGCTACCAGCACCACAGAGAGGCGACAATTGGAATACTGATGAATGTGCAGCTGTGCTTTGTGCCGTTGACGGTTGCGACCATGGGGCTTGCCAATCGGGCCCATTTTTTGTGGTCTCCATCAGCCTTGATGAGGAGAAGGTGGCCACGGCGATCGTGTATTCTTCGGAGACGAGTACTTGGAGCGCCCCAACCTCCCTCGACCTAGGCTTTATTGAGAGTGATATCAGTCTCTCTTGGATGCCTGGTGTGCTCTCCGGAGGCGCGCTACATTTTATCTTGATGCACGATGCTCGTCTTGGTGTACTTAAGTATGACTTGGGAACATCTTGCCTATCAGAGATTGAGCCGACGTTTGAGATCCAGAGCGCCCGCTATGACTCTCATGCCCTGATTGCGCCGGAGGACGGCCAACTGGGGATTGCGAGGCTCAATGGTTTCAATCTCTCTGTGTACTGGAGGGAGGTTTGTCACGACCAGGTTGCAACGTGGAAAAAATCTGAAGTCATCGATCTAAAGAAGCATCTCCTTGCAAGCGATCCCATGATCTCACATACTGAGTTGGTTGGCTCTGTTGAAAGAACAGCTATCATCTTCGCAACCTCAAATATTGGCACCTACATGATTGATCTCAAGTCACTAAGGCCGAAGAAGCTCACGAGCGAGCTTCGTCTTTTCAACCATCCATGGGCTCTGTTCCCCTATTTTAGCTTCTACAATCCACCAG TGGGACAAGTTGAGAACGTGGCCGATTTAGGAGAAAGTGAAATGGGAAGCATTGATGAGGAATCAGGAGAGAGTGAATCTAGAAGCAGTGACAGGGAATCAGGAGAAAGTGATGCTGGAAGCAGCGAGGGGGAAATGAGAAAACTGATGCTGGAAGCACCGATGATGAAGCAAAAGAAGCCGAAGCTAGAAACATCATCGACGAAGCATAGACCTTGA
- the LOC109735039 gene encoding uncharacterized protein: MAREDRKRRQPDGDEAADEGERRGRRDKRPKEEKPAPPLPSEIRNKEKRSEVYAKLKREKKAQKRRLGRERGQAAQRAAELGEEVPEKQVPRTIENTREPDETVCRPDDQELFAGNDADEFNAVLKQVVTPKVLITTCRFNSGRGPAFIKELMQVIPNAQYVNRGTYDLKKIVEYANNREFTSVMVVHTNRREPDALLIINLPEGPTAHFKLSKLVLRKDIKNHGNPTSHKPELVLNNFTTRLGHRVGRMIQSLFPQDPNFRGRRVVTFHNQRDYIFFRHHRYIFEEKEKKIVSKDKKSKGETKTEKQINCRLQECGPRFTLKLLTLQHGTFDTKSGEYEWVHKPDLDTSRRRFFL, encoded by the exons ATGGCAAGGGAGGACAGGAAGCGGAGGCAGCCCGACGGCGACGAGGCGGCAGACGAGGGGGAGAGGAGGGGGCGGAGGGACAAGAGGCCCAAGGAGGAGAAGCCGGCACCGCCCCTGCCGTCGGAGATCAGGAACAAGGAGAAGCGCAGCGAGGTGTACGCCAAGCTCAAGCGCGAGAAGAAGGCCCAGAAGCGCAGGCTCGGCCGCGAGCGCGGCCAGGCCGCCCAGCGCGCCGCCGAGCTCGGCGAGGAG GTGCCGGAGAAGCAGGTGCCCCGGACGATCGAGAACACCAGGGAGCCCGACGAGACCGTCTGCCGGCCTGACGACCAGGAG CTGTTTGCAGGGAATGATGCTGATGAATTCAATGCAGTGCTTAAACAAGTAGTAACCCCGAAAGTATTGATTACCACATGCCGCTTCAATTCAGGG AGAGGACCTGCTTTTATTAAGGAGTTAATGCAAGTGATTCCAAATGCTCAATATGTTAATAGAGGAACTTATGACCTCAAGAAA ATTGTGGAATATGCAAATAACAGAGAGTTCACTTCAGTCATGGTTGTCCACACAAATCGACGGGAACCTG ATGCGCTGCTGATCATCAACCTACCTGAGGGCCCTACTGCACATTTTAAGCTATCCAAGCTCGTTCTGCGGAAGGATATAAAG AACCATGGGAACCCTACAAGTCATAAGCCAGAGTTGGTGTTGAACAATTTTACTACGCGCCTTGGTCATCGTGTTGGGAG GATGATCCAATCTCTCTTCCCTCAAGACCCAAATTTCCGCGGCCGCCGAGTTGTGACCTTCCACAATCAGCGAGACTATATATTTTTCCGTCATCACAG GTACATCTTTGAggagaaagaaaagaaaatcgTTTCAAAGGACAAGAAATCGAAGGGTGAAACCAAAACTGAGAAGCAAATAAACTGTCGCCTTCAG GAATGCGGCCCTCGGTTCACCCTCAAGCTGCTCACATTGCAACACGGCACCTTCGACACGAAAAGCGGGGAGTACGAGTGGGTTCACAAG CCCGACCTGGACACGAGCAGGAGAAGGTTTTTCCTGTGA
- the LOC109735035 gene encoding protein SMALL AUXIN UP-REGULATED RNA 51 — MAIKKGGAAGLKQILKRCSSLGRRQQQQQQQQGHGEQQQHWEEEEEAAPSDVPRGHFAVYVGESRRRFVVPIAVLDRPEFRSLLRRAEEEFGFGGAGDLLVLPCEELAFRSLCSASSLPCTAAR; from the coding sequence ATGGCGATCAAGAAGGGAGGCGCGGCGGGGCTGAAGCAGATCCTGAAGCGGTGCTCGAGCCTGggccggcggcagcagcagcagcagcagcagcagggccacggggagcagcagcagcactgggaggaggaggaggaggcggcgccgtCGGACGTGCCGCGGGGCCACTTCGCGGTATACGTGGGCGAGTCGCGGCGGCGGTTCGTGGTGCCCATCGCGGTGCTGGACCGGCCCGAGTTCCGCTCGCTGCTCCGCCGCGCCGAGGAGGAGTTCGGCTTCGGCGGCGCCGGGGACCTGCTCGTGCTCCCCTGCGAGGAGCTCGCCTTCCGCTCCCTCTGCTCCGCCTCCTCCCTCCCCTGCACCGCCGCCCGCTGA